A single Sphingobium sp. JS3065 DNA region contains:
- a CDS encoding strawberry notch C-terminal domain-containing protein — protein MRVFTDDTGTPRSMPMVDDNGHPVYNPEAQAARDALIEKLCAMPPIMSALDALLEHFGHDNVAEVTGRTKRLISASDGRQKLESRSARTSRADAAAFMAGNKRILVFSDAGGTGRSYHASLDAANQEQRVHLLLEPGWRADRAIQGLGRTHRTHQATTPLFRPVTTDCKGELRFTSTIARRLDSLGALTRGQRQTGGQGLFDPADNLESEYARAALLSWFDLLAMGKLTSVTLDDFQHRTGLELVDKDGVLKDEMPPIQRWLNRILALPIALQNTIFDEFLALIETRVSAAREAGRLDVGVETIMVDKATLIEDSVLRTDPLTGATSHLLTIEIARRRNPVSLDRILRIADGDGSAAFMINHKSGKVALRTRARALMEEKEGTPIPRVEMMRPTRSDYMREHDLFESSWEEVDRQAFSAIWSTEVEAARQIVESETVRLATGLLLPIWSALPSDHLAVNRIVDAEGRSWLGRLVFDDHVPQLYTKLGIDCAGALPVEAVAKAVTAGRTIDISRPFALTIRRSLVNGSPRIELAGAPHDRLPWLKSIGCFTEVIQYRTRVFVPMGSAEAVLGLLLA, from the coding sequence ATGCGCGTGTTTACAGACGATACCGGAACACCGCGCTCGATGCCGATGGTGGATGACAATGGCCATCCCGTCTACAATCCCGAGGCGCAGGCCGCGCGTGACGCGCTGATCGAGAAGCTCTGCGCGATGCCGCCGATCATGTCCGCGCTCGACGCGTTGCTCGAGCATTTTGGACATGACAATGTTGCCGAGGTTACGGGCCGCACCAAGCGATTGATCAGTGCGAGCGATGGGCGCCAGAAGCTCGAAAGCCGGTCTGCCCGCACCAGTCGGGCCGACGCCGCCGCCTTCATGGCCGGGAACAAGCGCATTCTCGTCTTCTCGGACGCCGGCGGCACGGGCCGCAGCTATCATGCCTCTCTGGACGCTGCCAACCAGGAGCAGCGCGTGCATCTGCTGCTCGAGCCGGGCTGGCGCGCGGATCGCGCTATCCAGGGTCTTGGCCGTACGCACAGGACGCACCAGGCCACGACCCCGCTGTTCCGGCCGGTGACAACAGACTGCAAGGGGGAGTTGCGTTTCACGAGCACCATCGCCCGGCGGCTCGACAGTCTTGGCGCGCTGACACGCGGCCAGAGGCAGACAGGTGGGCAGGGGCTCTTCGACCCCGCGGACAATCTCGAAAGCGAATATGCGCGCGCTGCGCTGCTTTCCTGGTTCGACCTTCTTGCAATGGGCAAGCTCACCAGTGTCACGCTCGACGACTTCCAGCATCGGACCGGCCTGGAGCTGGTGGACAAGGACGGCGTTCTCAAGGATGAGATGCCGCCTATCCAGCGTTGGCTCAATCGCATTCTCGCGCTGCCGATTGCGCTTCAGAACACTATTTTCGACGAGTTCCTCGCCCTGATCGAGACACGTGTTTCGGCTGCACGCGAGGCTGGCCGTCTCGATGTCGGCGTCGAGACGATCATGGTCGACAAGGCGACGCTCATTGAGGATAGCGTGCTGCGCACCGATCCGCTCACGGGCGCAACCTCGCATCTCCTCACCATCGAGATCGCCCGGCGCCGCAATCCGGTGTCGCTCGATCGGATCCTGCGGATCGCCGACGGTGATGGAAGCGCCGCCTTCATGATCAATCACAAGTCCGGGAAGGTGGCGCTGCGCACGCGGGCACGGGCGCTCATGGAGGAGAAGGAAGGAACCCCCATTCCCCGTGTCGAAATGATGCGGCCAACGCGAAGCGACTACATGCGTGAGCATGACCTGTTCGAATCTTCCTGGGAAGAGGTGGACCGGCAAGCTTTCAGCGCCATCTGGTCGACCGAGGTTGAGGCCGCGCGCCAGATTGTCGAGAGCGAAACCGTCCGTCTGGCAACGGGGCTGTTGCTGCCGATCTGGTCGGCGCTACCCAGCGATCACCTCGCCGTCAACCGTATCGTCGATGCCGAAGGACGGTCCTGGCTCGGTCGCCTTGTGTTCGACGACCATGTGCCCCAACTCTATACCAAGCTGGGAATCGACTGTGCCGGTGCCTTGCCAGTAGAGGCTGTCGCCAAGGCGGTGACGGCAGGCCGAACCATCGACATATCGCGGCCTTTTGCGCTCACAATCAGGCGTTCACTCGTCAACGGTTCGCCTCGGATTGAGCTTGCCGGCGCCCCCCATGACCGGCTGCCCTGGCTCAAATCGATCGGCTGCTTCACCGAAGTGATCCAGTATCGAACAAGGGTGTTTGTCCCCATGGGATCGGCCGAGGCGGTCCTCGGCCTGTTGCTCGCCTAG
- a CDS encoding site-specific integrase: MLKLHDELITELSNSLTTQNYNPVVVANHRLYARAFLDYLAECDIQVETVTPQQVDQYFGYAVQDFEIQYGRPPSARWHMLPRTAIAKLLRLAQGNWPPDAEMIGPDDEHRHEICREYEAWLREERGLASASIAALMWEARNFLRWQFDRAGAASLETLSIVDIDLYMDMRAPGLRRKSLADVAERLRSVVRHLHRTGRIPTDLTPHIIGPMLYAYEDVPSTLERSQIAAVLATTQEDRSPRGLRDYAILQLLATYGLREGEICRLRLDDVDWRAESLRICHTKTNAYSYMPLMVTVGEALLDYLRLGRPQVEVREIFVRSCAPYIAMTNLYGMIRGRLAAAGVVPAGKRGPHVFRHARAVEMLRASVPQKIIGDVLGHRSTESTNTYLKLATDDLRAVALEVPGMEVLS; the protein is encoded by the coding sequence ATGTTGAAGTTGCATGACGAGTTGATCACCGAACTCTCGAATTCGCTCACCACACAGAATTACAATCCCGTGGTCGTGGCGAACCACCGTCTCTACGCCCGCGCGTTTCTCGATTATCTGGCCGAGTGCGATATACAGGTCGAGACTGTGACGCCGCAGCAGGTCGATCAGTATTTTGGCTATGCGGTTCAGGATTTTGAGATCCAGTACGGTCGGCCTCCCAGTGCGCGTTGGCACATGTTGCCCCGCACCGCGATCGCCAAGCTCCTCCGGCTTGCTCAAGGCAATTGGCCCCCGGACGCAGAAATGATCGGTCCCGATGACGAGCATCGACATGAAATTTGCCGCGAATACGAGGCATGGCTGCGCGAGGAGCGCGGTTTGGCAAGCGCGTCCATTGCGGCGCTGATGTGGGAGGCGCGAAACTTCCTGCGATGGCAGTTCGACCGGGCCGGTGCCGCCAGCCTCGAAACGTTGAGCATCGTGGACATCGATCTCTACATGGACATGCGCGCGCCTGGTTTACGGCGCAAATCATTGGCCGATGTCGCTGAGCGTCTCCGTTCGGTGGTTCGCCATCTGCATCGGACGGGTCGCATCCCGACCGATCTGACGCCACACATCATCGGCCCCATGCTCTATGCCTACGAAGATGTGCCGTCGACGCTGGAAAGGAGCCAAATCGCCGCGGTTCTGGCGACAACGCAGGAGGACAGATCGCCACGCGGACTACGCGATTATGCGATACTTCAGCTGCTTGCCACGTATGGGCTGCGCGAAGGTGAGATATGCCGCCTTCGGCTCGATGACGTGGACTGGCGCGCAGAATCCCTCCGGATCTGCCACACCAAGACCAACGCGTACTCGTACATGCCGCTAATGGTGACTGTTGGTGAAGCGCTGCTGGATTATCTGCGCCTTGGGCGGCCCCAGGTTGAAGTGCGGGAAATCTTCGTCCGATCCTGCGCACCCTATATCGCAATGACGAACCTGTACGGCATGATCCGCGGTCGGTTGGCCGCCGCAGGCGTAGTGCCAGCAGGAAAGCGGGGGCCGCATGTCTTCCGCCACGCACGTGCGGTCGAAATGCTGCGGGCATCGGTCCCGCAAAAGATCATCGGCGACGTGCTCGGGCATCGATCCACCGAATCCACCAATACTTATCTCAAACTGGCAACAGATGATCTCCGAGCCGTGGCACTCGAGGTGCCTGGAATGGAGGTGCTGTCATGA
- a CDS encoding tyrosine-type recombinase/integrase, which translates to MSAWHDPDRTVVDAFLVKSQFRPGSVPTYRWFLCTFEDVARRHPAVDRQMLDAWLKEMQKRWRLSTLLNQVCIVDRFLDHLVEIGLIADNPVAALRRRYNVKQSKPIWRALASPNPDESLAALRRPAPFGSVLGDFMQDHVMLMRSRGYQYEAQAHWLLRFDRFLQARPDLAEQPLEAMIASWAAAKPTRNHAAECQKLARILTKARFRLDPTIPPKRFNPRPEREVAREHRQPHIFSPADVRRMLDTARTYPSPDAPLRPLTLYTMIMLAYCAGLRRSELAWLDLGDVDLQSSTITIRETKFYKTRILPLSDSVAVELRAYIDARRRAGGPQNPKSGLFWHAHLNDRYRPEAVTTMITNVMRRAGLKPASGRTGPRVHDLRHSMVVNRILQWYRSGINPQEKLHFLSTYMGHRDLHSTLVYITVTQDLLQEASERFRALGAPCLVTEARP; encoded by the coding sequence ATGAGCGCCTGGCACGATCCCGATCGCACCGTCGTCGACGCCTTCCTGGTAAAATCGCAGTTCCGGCCGGGAAGCGTACCGACATATCGCTGGTTCCTTTGCACCTTCGAAGATGTTGCCCGCCGGCATCCGGCGGTGGACCGGCAGATGCTCGACGCCTGGCTGAAGGAGATGCAAAAACGTTGGCGATTGTCGACGCTGCTCAATCAGGTCTGCATTGTCGACCGCTTCCTCGACCACCTCGTCGAAATCGGGCTGATCGCCGACAACCCTGTTGCTGCACTTCGCCGTCGGTACAACGTCAAGCAAAGCAAGCCGATCTGGCGGGCCTTGGCTTCCCCGAATCCCGACGAATCCTTGGCCGCGTTACGACGGCCTGCGCCCTTCGGCAGCGTGCTGGGTGACTTCATGCAAGACCATGTCATGCTGATGCGCAGCCGGGGATATCAATATGAAGCGCAGGCTCACTGGCTGCTGCGGTTCGATCGGTTCCTTCAGGCCCGTCCCGACCTCGCGGAGCAACCACTTGAGGCAATGATTGCGAGCTGGGCGGCTGCCAAGCCGACCCGCAACCACGCGGCTGAATGCCAGAAGCTGGCGCGCATCCTGACCAAGGCGCGGTTCCGCCTCGATCCGACTATCCCGCCAAAGCGCTTCAATCCCCGGCCAGAGCGGGAAGTAGCGCGGGAGCATCGGCAACCGCATATCTTCAGCCCGGCTGACGTTCGGCGTATGCTCGATACCGCACGGACTTATCCGTCGCCGGACGCTCCGCTGCGGCCGTTGACCCTCTACACCATGATCATGCTGGCCTATTGTGCCGGGCTACGGCGAAGCGAGCTGGCATGGCTCGATCTTGGTGACGTGGACCTGCAATCAAGCACGATCACGATCCGGGAAACGAAGTTCTACAAGACCAGGATCTTGCCTCTATCCGACAGTGTCGCGGTCGAACTGCGCGCGTACATCGATGCGAGGCGGCGCGCTGGCGGCCCACAGAACCCGAAATCAGGGCTGTTCTGGCATGCCCACTTAAATGACCGCTACAGGCCCGAGGCGGTTACGACAATGATTACCAACGTCATGCGCCGTGCTGGGCTCAAGCCCGCTTCGGGCCGGACCGGGCCGCGGGTCCATGACCTTCGTCACTCGATGGTGGTGAACCGCATCCTCCAGTGGTACCGGTCCGGCATTAACCCTCAGGAAAAACTGCACTTCCTCTCGACCTACATGGGGCACCGGGATCTCCACTCCACGCTGGTCTACATCACCGTCACGCAGGATCTGTTGCAGGAAGCCAGTGAACGGTTCCGCGCGCTCGGCGCCCCGTGCCTTGTCACGGAGGCGCGGCCATGA
- a CDS encoding IS1380-like element ISSp1 family transposase produces the protein MNDDIASSFGFPAVGRKKITAAFDGGRLTSDGGVLLLAQAERAMGICQRLAACIADPRDPARVIHRLDDILRARVFAIACGYEDADDLDALRDDPGFRLALGKLPESGAGLASQPTMSRWENAPTTRELASMMAAMIDIYCASYPAPPTAVTLDIDDTCDVVHGYQQLSFWNGHHGERCFLPIHIYDTATGRPVAMLLRTGKTPSGKEAAGHIRRLVRHLRRNWPDTHITIRGDGHYGRPEVMAYCDAARVDYVFGLPTNSALRADPAIVAVADACAVKRAQRQCPVLRNYAETRYGAKTWKCQRRVVARIEASTLGMDIRYVVTSLATGSAEHIYDTLYCARGQAENLIKRHKSQLASDRTSCRSANANQMRLILHTAAYWLLWRIQQAMPRTAALASAEFTTLRLRLLKVAARVVESASRIRIAFASACPDADLFRALVLRLKPAPT, from the coding sequence ATGAACGATGATATCGCAAGCTCATTTGGATTCCCAGCAGTCGGCCGCAAGAAAATCACAGCTGCGTTCGACGGTGGCCGGCTTACCTCGGATGGCGGTGTTCTACTGCTTGCACAGGCCGAGCGCGCGATGGGGATTTGCCAGCGCCTGGCGGCTTGTATTGCCGATCCGCGCGATCCAGCGCGGGTGATCCATCGCCTGGATGACATTCTGCGTGCCCGTGTGTTCGCGATTGCGTGCGGCTATGAGGATGCCGATGATCTCGATGCTCTGCGCGACGATCCAGGCTTCCGCCTGGCGCTCGGCAAGCTGCCGGAATCGGGCGCGGGGCTGGCCAGCCAACCGACGATGAGCCGGTGGGAAAATGCACCGACTACGCGCGAACTGGCCAGCATGATGGCCGCGATGATCGACATCTACTGCGCCAGCTATCCCGCCCCTCCGACAGCGGTCACGCTGGATATCGACGACACGTGCGACGTCGTGCATGGCTATCAACAGCTCTCGTTCTGGAACGGGCATCATGGGGAGCGCTGCTTCCTACCGATCCATATCTACGACACCGCGACCGGCAGGCCGGTGGCCATGCTGCTGCGCACAGGCAAGACGCCTTCTGGAAAGGAGGCGGCGGGGCACATCCGACGCCTGGTGCGTCACCTGCGCCGTAATTGGCCCGATACCCACATCACTATCCGCGGCGACGGGCACTATGGTCGACCCGAGGTCATGGCCTACTGCGATGCGGCCCGCGTCGATTACGTGTTCGGCCTGCCCACCAATTCAGCGCTGCGCGCCGATCCCGCCATTGTTGCGGTCGCCGATGCCTGCGCGGTCAAGCGCGCCCAGCGTCAGTGTCCCGTCCTGCGCAACTATGCCGAGACCCGCTATGGGGCAAAGACCTGGAAGTGCCAGCGTCGCGTCGTTGCACGGATCGAGGCCAGCACGCTGGGCATGGACATCCGCTATGTCGTCACCTCGTTGGCAACAGGATCGGCCGAGCACATCTACGACACGCTCTACTGCGCGCGTGGTCAGGCCGAGAACCTGATCAAGCGCCACAAGTCCCAGCTCGCCAGCGACCGAACCTCGTGCCGCTCGGCCAATGCCAATCAGATGCGCCTGATACTGCACACTGCCGCATACTGGCTGCTATGGCGCATCCAGCAGGCGATGCCCAGGACCGCTGCTCTGGCAAGCGCGGAGTTTACCACCTTGCGCCTGCGGCTGCTCAAGGTCGCTGCGCGCGTCGTAGAAAGTGCTAGCCGCATCCGCATTGCCTTCGCTTCCGCCTGTCCGGATGCCGACCTGTTCCGCGCCCTCGTTCTCCGGCTGAAGCCTGCGCCGACGTAG
- a CDS encoding strawberry notch family protein, which yields MSDLFETVSAAERRVATLLIDRLRAARPITRAHLNEAMVEGFGGTDAEGLWTQRDSFEMLEHALAHHLQFGPYPLCSLADVHKACDLLDRLPTQTVRSEEQIEWQQFSTPVDLAAILTLLANVQKEDVILEPSAGNGLLVAHCRDFTALHLNEYAPARRARLAHVFPDALVTGHDGATINSTLSHAPRPSLILMNPPFSRSVGRGADAHAAVRHLQAALGRLQPGGRLVAIMPDWFGPNARMRDLFETTLRDVSVRTSVRLEKCYLKHGTAIAVRLFVIDKVPGRAIPATIQRASVRDLIEVLTIHERGVVDEVPAPAPKRSTSPSLFRAVKSSRAQPRPDHRPVRNNVLPVDYTPLDTPAALLDQVGVYLPYRPSRIVLDAAGEHPTALVESVAMGSIAAPIPAYIPHLPERTVAERMLSAAQLETVVYAGHAWEQFLPGRFRPAKEGVGLDEAEDGHAYRKGYFLGDGTGAGKGRQIAACILDNWLRGRRRNIWISKNEALLEDARRDWTALGGLPADVQPLANWKIDQAIPLEQGVLFVTYPTLRSARGDHSRLQQLVEWAGGDFEGVIGFDEAHEMGGVAGGEGAMGKKEGSQQGVCGVLLQNQLPGARVLYASATGASDVNNLAYAVRLGLWGPETAFSNREQFISGIRKGGIAAMELVARDLKALGLYTARALSFAGVAYDILRHELTRDQIAIYDAYADAWGILCAARHKTAYREEAVMRRNAA from the coding sequence ATGTCCGATCTCTTTGAAACGGTGAGCGCGGCCGAACGTCGCGTCGCCACGCTTCTCATTGACCGCTTGCGCGCCGCCCGCCCGATCACCCGGGCTCATCTGAACGAGGCCATGGTGGAAGGCTTTGGCGGCACGGATGCCGAGGGCCTCTGGACCCAGCGCGACAGTTTTGAAATGCTCGAACATGCGCTTGCTCACCATCTCCAGTTTGGCCCCTATCCGCTATGTTCGCTCGCTGACGTGCACAAGGCCTGCGATTTGCTTGACCGACTGCCGACCCAGACTGTCCGCAGCGAGGAGCAGATCGAATGGCAGCAATTTTCGACCCCCGTGGATCTCGCCGCGATTCTTACCCTGCTGGCCAATGTCCAGAAGGAGGATGTCATTCTGGAGCCGAGCGCGGGCAATGGCCTGCTCGTTGCGCATTGCCGTGATTTCACCGCGTTGCACCTCAACGAATATGCGCCTGCCCGTCGCGCCCGGCTTGCCCATGTCTTCCCGGACGCCCTCGTGACCGGTCATGACGGCGCAACGATCAATTCCACCCTCTCGCATGCACCGCGTCCCAGCCTAATCCTCATGAACCCGCCCTTTTCCCGGTCAGTGGGACGCGGCGCTGACGCCCACGCGGCTGTCCGTCACCTGCAGGCGGCGCTTGGGAGGTTGCAGCCGGGCGGGCGGCTGGTTGCCATCATGCCCGACTGGTTCGGCCCCAATGCCAGGATGCGGGATCTTTTCGAGACGACCCTGCGCGATGTCAGTGTCCGCACTTCGGTGCGTCTTGAGAAATGCTATCTCAAGCACGGTACTGCCATTGCGGTTCGGCTGTTCGTTATCGACAAGGTTCCAGGAAGAGCCATTCCCGCGACGATCCAGCGCGCATCCGTCCGGGACCTGATCGAGGTCCTCACGATCCACGAGCGAGGCGTGGTTGACGAGGTTCCGGCGCCCGCTCCAAAGCGCTCGACCAGTCCTTCGCTGTTCCGGGCCGTCAAGAGCAGCCGCGCACAGCCTCGGCCCGATCACAGGCCTGTTCGTAACAACGTGCTCCCGGTCGACTACACGCCGCTCGACACGCCGGCCGCACTGCTCGATCAGGTGGGCGTCTATCTCCCCTATCGTCCCAGCCGCATCGTCCTCGATGCCGCTGGCGAGCACCCGACCGCACTGGTGGAATCTGTCGCCATGGGCTCGATCGCGGCGCCCATTCCCGCCTACATACCTCATCTGCCCGAGAGAACGGTTGCCGAGCGGATGCTATCGGCCGCGCAGCTCGAAACGGTGGTCTATGCTGGCCACGCCTGGGAGCAGTTCCTGCCAGGCCGTTTCAGGCCGGCCAAGGAAGGCGTCGGTCTTGACGAGGCCGAGGACGGCCATGCCTATCGCAAGGGCTATTTTCTGGGCGACGGCACCGGAGCGGGGAAGGGGCGGCAGATTGCGGCCTGCATACTCGACAACTGGCTGCGAGGCCGCCGCCGGAACATCTGGATTTCCAAGAATGAGGCGCTGCTGGAAGACGCGCGCCGCGATTGGACCGCGCTCGGCGGGCTCCCCGCTGACGTCCAGCCTCTGGCGAACTGGAAGATCGATCAGGCGATCCCGCTCGAACAGGGCGTGTTGTTCGTCACTTATCCGACGTTACGCTCTGCCCGCGGCGATCATAGCCGCCTTCAGCAACTCGTCGAGTGGGCCGGTGGGGATTTCGAAGGCGTGATCGGCTTCGACGAGGCCCATGAAATGGGCGGCGTTGCCGGCGGCGAGGGCGCCATGGGCAAGAAGGAAGGCTCCCAGCAGGGCGTCTGCGGCGTGCTGCTCCAGAACCAGTTGCCAGGCGCCCGGGTGCTGTACGCTTCGGCTACTGGCGCATCGGACGTCAATAATCTTGCTTATGCCGTGCGGCTGGGGCTTTGGGGACCGGAAACGGCATTCAGCAATCGCGAACAATTCATCTCGGGCATCCGCAAAGGCGGCATCGCCGCAATGGAACTGGTCGCCCGCGATCTGAAGGCTCTTGGCCTCTACACGGCGCGCGCGCTCAGCTTTGCCGGGGTCGCCTATGACATACTGCGCCACGAACTGACGAGAGATCAGATCGCCATCTACGATGCCTATGCGGATGCCTGGGGCATCTTATGCGCAGCTCGCCATAAAACCGCTTATCGCGAGGAAGCGGTAATGCGGAGGAACGCGGCGTAG
- a CDS encoding Do family serine endopeptidase: protein MRHIYTLAAATLLGTSTIFLAGGSASQAEVARKETAPQAPEGRSAQAATGFADLTERLAPAVVNISTRQRVRTPVINPFAGTPFEDLFGGRGLGPRTREAQSLGSGFIISADGYVVTNNHVISPGGGDAEIKSITVTMPDGAEYPAKLVGQDAASDLAVLKINARAPLPFVKFGDSRAARVGDRIIAIGNPFGLGGTVTSGIISAVYRHTGMGTAYDRYIQTDAAINRGNSGGPMFDMHGQVIGINNAIYSPNGGSVGIGFAIPAEIAAPIVEKLKSGQSIDRGYLGVRIQPVADDLADALGISRRRGAFVQAVEPGSAADEAGVRPGDVIVAVEGKEVRAEQSLSYLIANEDPGKRVAMALIRDGKRMTVHVTLDLRPTETELGGQSFEPGRRDRPGNPSQDQADSAVREALGISVLPLTPRIARQLGTGEKTLGLVIASVDSTSDAATKGLRRGDIVLSVNNHPVLSAGDLESRIQEARRASRGALLLRVQRRGQPPGYVPVRLR from the coding sequence GTGCGACATATCTATACTCTGGCAGCCGCTACATTATTGGGAACAAGCACCATATTCCTCGCTGGGGGATCTGCGTCACAGGCTGAGGTCGCGCGGAAGGAAACGGCCCCGCAGGCGCCTGAGGGCCGCAGCGCGCAGGCGGCCACCGGTTTTGCAGATCTGACCGAACGGCTCGCGCCCGCGGTGGTCAACATCTCGACCCGCCAGCGCGTCCGGACGCCGGTCATCAACCCCTTTGCCGGAACACCTTTCGAAGACCTGTTCGGTGGCCGCGGCCTTGGCCCAAGAACGCGCGAGGCACAGTCGCTCGGCTCGGGCTTCATCATATCGGCCGATGGCTATGTGGTGACCAACAACCATGTGATTTCGCCTGGCGGCGGAGACGCCGAGATTAAATCCATCACCGTCACAATGCCGGATGGGGCGGAATATCCCGCAAAGCTTGTCGGCCAAGATGCCGCTTCGGATCTTGCCGTTCTCAAGATCAACGCGCGCGCGCCGCTGCCGTTCGTCAAGTTCGGCGATTCCCGCGCTGCGCGCGTGGGCGACAGGATCATCGCCATTGGCAACCCGTTCGGCCTTGGCGGTACGGTGACATCGGGAATCATATCGGCAGTCTACCGCCATACGGGCATGGGGACCGCCTATGATCGCTATATCCAGACCGATGCCGCGATCAACCGCGGCAATTCGGGTGGGCCGATGTTCGACATGCACGGCCAGGTCATCGGCATCAACAACGCCATCTACTCCCCTAATGGCGGGAGCGTGGGTATCGGCTTCGCCATTCCGGCTGAAATCGCTGCGCCCATCGTCGAAAAGCTCAAGAGCGGTCAATCGATCGACCGCGGCTATCTGGGCGTGCGCATACAGCCCGTGGCGGACGACCTCGCCGATGCGCTGGGCATTTCACGTCGCAGAGGCGCCTTCGTACAGGCGGTGGAGCCGGGCAGCGCCGCTGACGAAGCAGGCGTCCGGCCAGGCGACGTCATTGTTGCTGTCGAGGGCAAGGAGGTCAGGGCGGAGCAGTCCTTGTCCTACCTCATTGCAAACGAGGATCCTGGAAAACGCGTAGCCATGGCGCTGATCCGCGATGGCAAGCGCATGACGGTCCATGTCACGCTGGACCTGCGGCCAACGGAAACGGAGCTTGGCGGCCAAAGCTTCGAGCCTGGGCGCAGGGATAGACCTGGCAATCCATCGCAGGATCAGGCCGACTCTGCGGTGCGCGAGGCGCTGGGCATATCGGTCCTGCCGCTGACTCCGCGGATCGCGCGGCAATTGGGAACGGGCGAAAAGACCCTGGGTCTTGTGATTGCCAGCGTCGACTCGACTTCCGACGCGGCAACCAAGGGGCTGCGGCGCGGCGACATCGTGCTCTCGGTGAACAATCACCCTGTCCTGTCGGCTGGAGACCTTGAAAGCCGGATCCAGGAGGCGAGGCGGGCTTCGCGTGGCGCTCTTCTGCTGCGCGTTCAGCGCCGGGGCCAGCCGCCAGGCTATGTGCCAGTCCGGCTGCGCTAG
- a CDS encoding toprim domain-containing protein, which translates to MALTMKRPSQETIDLVGALGGVWHGRCAMCRCPAHDDRRPSLSIRQGDHGILVTCFAGCSREDVLRELRRIPTGQRFFYRDAPAAVPGAADRLWSEAGPIAGTLAERYLARRGLDVPVGDARFHPHCPYRPRPWTSHHPALLLAVREGRRLTAVQRILLDPSTGHYRLKVMLGRPGRGAWTGDRPVSSVLALAEGFETALAFTILQKIPCWASLGARRADQLLLPEAPSTLILAMDDDEAGRRAAERAAVRYARPGLVITRMMPTGRKDWAGVLEAMRST; encoded by the coding sequence ATGGCGCTGACAATGAAAAGACCCTCCCAGGAGACTATTGATCTTGTGGGTGCATTGGGAGGCGTATGGCACGGCCGCTGTGCCATGTGCCGATGCCCTGCCCACGACGATCGCCGTCCCAGCCTGTCCATCCGCCAGGGCGACCATGGTATCCTGGTCACCTGCTTTGCCGGCTGTTCCCGGGAGGATGTGCTGCGCGAGCTGCGCCGGATACCAACCGGCCAGAGATTCTTCTATCGGGATGCGCCAGCCGCCGTACCGGGCGCTGCCGATCGCCTGTGGTCAGAGGCTGGCCCGATCGCCGGGACTCTGGCCGAGCGCTATCTGGCCAGAAGGGGGTTGGATGTGCCTGTGGGAGATGCGCGTTTTCACCCTCATTGCCCCTATCGGCCCAGACCCTGGACGAGCCATCACCCGGCATTGTTGCTGGCAGTCCGCGAGGGACGACGGCTGACCGCAGTTCAGCGCATCCTGCTCGATCCCAGCACCGGTCACTACCGCCTGAAAGTCATGCTCGGCCGCCCCGGGCGCGGCGCCTGGACAGGGGATCGTCCGGTATCGTCTGTGCTGGCGCTTGCCGAAGGGTTCGAGACGGCCCTGGCCTTTACGATTCTTCAGAAAATTCCGTGCTGGGCGAGCCTTGGCGCACGGCGAGCGGACCAGCTTCTGCTCCCGGAAGCACCTTCGACCCTCATCCTGGCGATGGATGACGACGAGGCCGGGCGACGTGCCGCAGAGCGTGCTGCTGTGCGCTATGCACGACCCGGGCTTGTCATCACCCGCATGATGCCTACCGGTCGCAAGGACTGGGCCGGAGTGCTCGAAGCCATGCGCTCGACCTGA
- a CDS encoding winged helix-turn-helix domain-containing protein yields MAISGKYKKEEKPIVKSVSYEDLHALEEQFKALEASIARIRGILSGPGSSDSTNSSPPRNGKTRRADEADDVTLTEDQADVQGALAALGRTAKAKDREDMIRQKLVDCFALDGWVAAGVLLCLLRQSGEYVTHKQLADAAGTISPSAAVIRVYVCKLRQQLAAGGIEDGAIETGRRSYRLVRSAAFRIINTLNGREKNPSLPEP; encoded by the coding sequence TTGGCTATATCCGGAAAATATAAAAAGGAAGAAAAACCAATTGTTAAATCCGTCTCGTACGAAGATTTACATGCCCTGGAGGAGCAATTTAAGGCACTGGAAGCATCCATAGCAAGAATCCGCGGGATCCTGTCTGGTCCCGGTTCAAGCGATTCGACAAATTCGTCGCCGCCTCGCAACGGCAAGACCAGGCGCGCGGATGAGGCAGATGACGTAACGCTTACCGAGGATCAAGCCGATGTCCAGGGCGCGCTCGCCGCTTTGGGCAGGACGGCCAAAGCGAAAGATCGTGAGGATATGATCCGGCAGAAGCTTGTCGATTGCTTCGCGCTGGACGGCTGGGTCGCGGCGGGCGTTCTGCTTTGCCTGCTACGGCAGTCAGGGGAATATGTCACGCATAAGCAATTGGCGGATGCTGCCGGGACCATCTCCCCGAGCGCTGCTGTGATCAGGGTCTATGTCTGCAAATTGAGACAACAGCTGGCAGCAGGCGGCATCGAGGACGGGGCCATAGAAACGGGACGCCGCAGCTATCGGCTGGTGCGCAGCGCCGCTTTCCGGATCATCAATACGCTCAACGGGCGGGAAAAGAATCCATCACTTCCTGAGCCCTGA